The Rhodoflexus caldus genome has a segment encoding these proteins:
- a CDS encoding YbcC family protein codes for MESSHFFSEAHVLHELKHFLPSQAPLKDFIHHNTLHAFQQQKFHEALHLASEIFGYQTYLPLEEYRALYKAGKISDAMIQRVIIDRKGANQLVQWSDKMHRQPLNATLHQRIGKLRRYWKDLYNINLDKEVNPLLFRMLAAYLDQGIALQKFPMSRHGFLASLRQLERNNFSSIFRKPTARRLLLSTECALPDLLQLVVGDERYYAQYLFDQQFAHPGWSGMVAVLEEHPDTLFDKRKITLRELIAFELLLEIDALECKLGSNWKPFAEATQLLQVDLFAPPVPNDYFEVCALWQEAMEWSYYDQVLRGMQLTAVNGVHHASESSFQAIFCIDDRECSIRRHIENLAPRCQTFGIAGFFNVEFFFRPAHGAFITKSCPAPMHPRHIIREREAQKRHRKDAHLSNRSHGFLSGLIASATVGLLAAGKLALSIFRPMETPAMVSSFNHMDRNGVLDIHCANDAPSSEGYQFGFTVPEMADRIEGLLRSIGLIADFAPLIYIIGHGASSVNNTHYAGYDCGACSGRAGSVNARAAAAMANMPEVRALLAARGIHIPDTTRFVGGLHDTTRDLADFFDESALPPALQSLHQEYKELINKVLDLNAKERSRRFLLIDSDGDAKKVHEQVQRRAMSLFEPRPEWNHATNALCIVGRRASNKHLFLDRRAFLNSYDYSIDPDGKYLLNILKAVVPVCGGINLEYYFSRVDNERLGAGSKLPHNVVGLIGVSNGLEGDLRTGLPRQMINIHQPLRLMVIVEQEPETVMRVLRQHPPTYEWFVNEWVHLAVIHPQTKQVYRFEDEDLIPYQPLTAGLEFRQNLMPEFESINDNLPVYLIQ; via the coding sequence ATGGAATCCTCCCATTTTTTCAGCGAAGCGCACGTATTGCACGAGTTGAAGCACTTTTTGCCCTCACAGGCTCCCTTAAAAGATTTTATACACCATAATACGCTTCATGCTTTTCAGCAGCAAAAATTTCACGAAGCGTTGCATTTGGCATCAGAAATATTTGGTTATCAGACCTATTTGCCATTGGAAGAATACCGCGCTTTGTACAAAGCCGGTAAAATCAGCGATGCGATGATACAGCGCGTCATTATTGACCGCAAGGGAGCCAACCAACTGGTGCAGTGGTCAGACAAAATGCACCGACAGCCCTTAAATGCTACTTTGCATCAGCGTATCGGCAAATTGCGCCGCTACTGGAAAGATTTATACAACATCAATTTAGACAAAGAAGTTAATCCGCTGCTTTTTCGGATGTTGGCGGCTTACCTCGACCAAGGGATAGCCCTGCAAAAGTTCCCGATGAGCCGCCACGGTTTTCTGGCATCGCTCCGTCAATTGGAACGCAATAATTTCAGCAGTATTTTCCGCAAGCCTACGGCGCGCAGGTTGTTACTTTCTACCGAATGTGCGCTGCCCGATTTGCTGCAATTGGTTGTGGGCGATGAGCGATACTATGCGCAATATCTGTTTGACCAACAGTTTGCACATCCGGGGTGGTCGGGTATGGTGGCCGTATTGGAAGAACATCCCGATACATTGTTTGATAAGCGAAAAATTACGCTGCGCGAGTTGATTGCTTTTGAACTATTGCTGGAAATAGATGCATTGGAATGCAAATTGGGCAGCAATTGGAAACCATTTGCCGAAGCGACACAGTTGCTGCAAGTTGATTTGTTTGCTCCGCCCGTGCCCAATGATTACTTTGAGGTGTGTGCACTTTGGCAGGAAGCGATGGAGTGGAGTTATTACGACCAAGTGCTTCGCGGAATGCAACTTACGGCGGTGAATGGCGTGCATCATGCGTCGGAGAGTAGCTTTCAGGCAATTTTTTGCATTGACGACCGCGAGTGTTCCATTCGCCGACACATAGAAAACCTCGCCCCGCGTTGCCAAACTTTCGGTATTGCCGGTTTTTTTAATGTTGAATTTTTCTTCCGGCCTGCACATGGTGCATTTATCACTAAGTCTTGTCCTGCACCTATGCACCCGCGCCACATCATTCGCGAGCGGGAAGCACAAAAGCGCCATCGCAAAGATGCCCATTTGAGCAATCGCTCTCATGGTTTTCTCAGCGGGTTGATTGCTTCTGCAACAGTAGGCTTGCTGGCAGCAGGTAAATTGGCACTCAGCATATTCAGACCGATGGAAACCCCTGCCATGGTTTCTTCTTTTAATCACATGGACAGAAACGGGGTGCTGGATATCCACTGTGCCAACGATGCACCAAGCAGCGAAGGCTATCAATTTGGGTTTACTGTTCCCGAAATGGCCGACCGCATAGAAGGTTTGCTGCGCAGCATCGGTCTGATAGCCGACTTTGCCCCTTTGATATACATCATTGGGCACGGGGCGAGCAGTGTAAACAATACGCATTATGCGGGTTATGACTGCGGTGCATGTAGCGGCAGGGCGGGTTCGGTTAATGCACGAGCAGCCGCTGCTATGGCAAACATGCCCGAGGTTCGCGCCCTGTTGGCAGCGCGCGGCATTCATATACCCGATACCACACGTTTTGTCGGTGGTTTGCACGATACTACTCGCGACCTTGCCGATTTTTTTGATGAGTCGGCCTTGCCTCCTGCTTTGCAATCTCTGCATCAGGAGTACAAAGAGTTGATTAACAAGGTATTGGATTTGAATGCCAAAGAACGTTCGCGCCGTTTTCTGCTGATTGATTCGGATGGTGATGCCAAAAAAGTACACGAGCAAGTGCAGCGTCGCGCAATGTCTTTGTTTGAGCCGCGCCCCGAGTGGAATCATGCAACCAACGCCCTTTGTATTGTAGGCAGAAGAGCTTCCAACAAACACCTTTTTTTGGACAGACGTGCTTTTTTGAACTCCTATGATTATTCCATTGACCCTGATGGTAAATATTTGTTGAATATTTTGAAAGCGGTGGTGCCTGTTTGTGGCGGCATCAATCTGGAATACTATTTTTCGCGGGTTGATAACGAACGGCTGGGCGCAGGCAGCAAACTGCCCCATAATGTTGTCGGGCTGATTGGTGTTTCCAATGGCTTGGAAGGCGACTTGCGGACGGGGCTGCCGCGACAAATGATTAACATTCATCAGCCGCTGCGCCTGATGGTGATTGTAGAGCAGGAGCCGGAAACCGTCATGCGTGTGCTCCGGCAACATCCGCCGACCTATGAATGGTTTGTAAACGAGTGGGTACATTTGGCTGTAATTCATCCACAAACCAAGCAGGTTTATCGCTTTGAAGATGAGGATTTAATTCCTTATCAGCCGCTGACGGCGGGGCTTGAGTTCAGGCAAAATCTCATGCCCGAATTTGAATCTATCAACGACAATTTACCTGTTTACCTCATTCAGTAA
- a CDS encoding proton-conducting transporter transmembrane domain-containing protein has product METNYFIVSLVLLPLLTFIISVFIAEKQEFAIANISYYGVLFHLLTVTFFIGFWLYRGAPYINVKEITIYDSPDYTFLIDFCFDHITAFYLWIGSFISLLIVRYCSYYLHMEGGYKRFFNTVLFFFTAYNATILAGNFETLFIGWEMLGISSFLLISFYRERYLPVRNALKVFSIYRIGDVGILLAAWASHHLWHENITFFKLNNYHLVHEHLLAHSGIGVFISVALLVAAAAKSAQFPFSSWLPRAMEGPTPSSAIFYGSLSVHLGVYLMLRMEHFWEHQPLVRLLIGTTGLVTAVVGYFVARVQSNIKTQIAYASITQIGLMFIELALGWNTLVLIHFAGNAFLRTYQLLVSPSMVSYLIRDQFYHYVPHRFRFYKGISHKLQNTLYLLSLKEWNLDKLINNLLFKPIRKLGHQLDFLTPGNVLLYVVPSYLLALLFLWQREWIPDLLRPSVPALVAFVGLVMVFKAFSERKYPRLAWGLVVLNHFWTALAVSFNEAFDIMHTAFYLSGVVVSGLIGLVCLQILKRQEPDYFDLEEYYGHVYEYKTLGFVFFLATLGMMGFPITLTFIGEDLLLSHVHEDQYFLAFFIALGFVVDCVALLRLYARLFMGIHAKRYHATPLRSA; this is encoded by the coding sequence ATGGAAACGAACTATTTCATTGTGAGTCTTGTACTCCTTCCGTTGCTGACCTTCATCATCAGTGTGTTCATTGCGGAGAAACAGGAGTTTGCAATTGCCAATATTTCTTACTATGGTGTGCTTTTTCATTTGCTGACTGTTACCTTTTTTATTGGATTCTGGCTGTATAGGGGTGCGCCATATATCAATGTTAAGGAAATTACCATCTATGATTCGCCCGACTATACTTTCTTGATAGACTTTTGCTTTGACCATATTACGGCCTTTTATCTGTGGATAGGCAGTTTTATCTCGCTGCTGATTGTGCGCTATTGCAGCTATTATCTGCATATGGAGGGCGGCTATAAGCGATTTTTTAATACGGTCTTGTTCTTTTTTACGGCATATAATGCGACCATTTTGGCAGGAAATTTTGAAACGCTATTTATTGGCTGGGAAATGTTGGGTATATCATCGTTCTTGTTAATTTCTTTTTACAGAGAGCGATATTTGCCCGTTCGTAATGCGTTGAAAGTGTTTTCCATTTATCGGATTGGGGATGTGGGGATTTTGCTGGCAGCATGGGCAAGCCACCACTTGTGGCATGAAAACATCACCTTCTTTAAGCTCAACAACTACCATTTGGTGCACGAACACCTGCTGGCTCACAGCGGTATCGGTGTTTTTATCTCTGTTGCTTTGTTGGTGGCTGCTGCTGCCAAATCGGCACAATTCCCGTTTTCTTCGTGGTTGCCGCGAGCGATGGAAGGCCCGACACCTTCCAGTGCTATTTTCTACGGGTCGCTTTCGGTGCATCTTGGTGTTTACCTGATGTTGCGCATGGAGCATTTTTGGGAACATCAACCATTGGTACGCCTGCTTATTGGCACAACAGGACTTGTAACGGCAGTGGTTGGTTACTTTGTTGCACGAGTGCAGTCCAATATTAAAACGCAGATAGCCTATGCTTCCATTACCCAAATCGGGTTGATGTTTATAGAGTTGGCATTAGGTTGGAACACCCTCGTGCTGATTCACTTTGCAGGGAATGCATTTTTGCGTACCTATCAGTTGTTGGTGTCTCCTTCAATGGTCAGCTACCTGATTCGCGACCAGTTTTATCACTATGTGCCTCATCGTTTCCGTTTTTACAAAGGGATTTCGCATAAACTGCAAAATACTTTGTACTTGCTGTCGCTGAAAGAGTGGAATTTGGATAAACTGATTAACAATTTGTTGTTTAAACCCATTCGCAAGCTGGGGCATCAGTTAGATTTTCTCACACCGGGCAATGTGTTGCTGTATGTAGTGCCTTCTTACTTGCTGGCGTTGTTGTTCCTTTGGCAGCGCGAGTGGATTCCCGACTTGTTGCGCCCTTCTGTTCCGGCATTGGTTGCCTTCGTGGGGCTGGTGATGGTTTTTAAAGCGTTCTCCGAGCGAAAATATCCGCGGTTAGCGTGGGGGCTGGTAGTGCTCAACCATTTTTGGACAGCGTTGGCGGTTTCTTTCAACGAGGCTTTTGACATCATGCACACTGCATTTTACCTCAGCGGAGTGGTTGTATCGGGGTTGATTGGACTGGTTTGTTTGCAAATACTGAAACGGCAAGAACCCGATTATTTTGATTTGGAGGAATACTACGGGCATGTGTATGAATACAAAACGCTCGGTTTTGTGTTTTTCCTTGCCACGCTGGGTATGATGGGCTTCCCGATTACGCTCACATTCATCGGCGAGGACTTGTTGCTTAGCCACGTACATGAAGACCAATATTTTCTCGCGTTTTTTATTGCACTCGGTTTTGTGGTAGATTGCGTAGCGCTGCTGCGGTTGTATGCGCGCCTGTTTATGGGCATACACGCGAAGCGTTACCATGCCACACCGCTTAGGAGCGCCTGA
- a CDS encoding DUF2231 domain-containing protein: MNGAHFHLVVNHLPIIFPMAGIIVLLVGFFTQSEAVKRTSYLLFIIGAISAGVAMASGEGAEEVVEKIGGIAENFIHRHEEAAELFAILSYILGGLSLASLWASWKQKPFAAAASVIVLIFAFVVLFFAKQTGTTGGEIRHTEIRDGSNAPANDGSSSEKEHDD, encoded by the coding sequence ATGAACGGTGCACATTTTCATTTGGTGGTGAATCACCTGCCCATTATTTTTCCGATGGCGGGCATTATTGTCCTTTTGGTGGGATTTTTTACACAATCGGAGGCAGTCAAGCGGACATCTTATTTGTTGTTTATCATTGGCGCAATAAGCGCGGGAGTAGCTATGGCAAGCGGCGAAGGAGCAGAAGAAGTAGTGGAAAAAATCGGCGGCATAGCTGAAAATTTCATTCACAGACACGAAGAGGCAGCAGAACTATTTGCAATTTTGTCTTACATTTTGGGCGGGTTGTCTTTGGCAAGTCTTTGGGCAAGTTGGAAGCAAAAACCTTTTGCCGCTGCTGCATCCGTCATTGTGCTGATTTTTGCCTTTGTGGTGTTGTTTTTTGCCAAGCAAACAGGCACTACCGGCGGTGAAATCAGGCATACCGAAATCCGCGATGGCAGCAATGCACCTGCAAACGACGGCAGTTCTTCCGAAAAAGAACACGATGATTAA
- a CDS encoding 2'-5' RNA ligase family protein: MLNFTRPIDTPQKNLMTPNWFVALPVRGTETLLETLAATAPPEVRLFAPEDTHLTIAFMGAMPKERAAEVLKIMQKIDFEPFQISLANLIPLPSAKHTSAFSYKLDQGHWQVVTLMEEWRSALLQAGGAPPDNRPPLPHLTIGRPQRKWGRQGVEQGIRWANNLPPVGFEALIDSVALYTWSDDRRRNQFKIVEEFVV; this comes from the coding sequence ATGCTTAATTTTACCCGCCCGATAGATACGCCTCAAAAAAATCTGATGACTCCCAACTGGTTTGTAGCCCTGCCCGTGCGCGGCACGGAAACTCTGCTTGAAACATTGGCTGCCACTGCCCCGCCCGAAGTGCGGCTGTTTGCTCCTGAGGATACACACTTGACTATCGCCTTTATGGGTGCAATGCCCAAGGAGCGTGCCGCCGAGGTGCTAAAAATTATGCAAAAAATTGATTTTGAGCCTTTTCAAATCTCATTGGCAAATCTTATTCCGCTGCCTTCGGCTAAGCACACAAGTGCTTTTTCTTACAAGTTAGACCAAGGCCATTGGCAGGTGGTAACTCTTATGGAAGAATGGCGCAGTGCCTTGTTGCAGGCAGGAGGAGCACCGCCCGACAATCGGCCACCCCTACCCCATCTAACAATCGGCAGGCCGCAGCGCAAATGGGGCAGACAAGGGGTAGAACAAGGCATTCGGTGGGCAAACAATCTTCCGCCTGTTGGCTTTGAAGCACTGATTGACAGCGTGGCACTCTACACATGGTCAGATGACCGCCGACGCAATCAGTTCAAAATTGTGGAAGAGTTCGTGGTTTAG
- a CDS encoding TolC family protein, with protein sequence MKKLFTTLWLVSCWCLVAYAQESLSLSDAIARALNQNFGIRIQNQNVAVAQLNNTQGQAGRYPNISLSLNQNNVFNNVVNPAAFIQGDIRNFSIQPTANVNWVIFDGFRVNLTKQRLEELERLSQGNARVVVENTIQAVIVAYYDAVRLRERIKISEKVLKTSREIYEYSLLKQELGKAVITEVLLEKNNYLADSSALLTQQVQFKNAIRNLNVLMAVPEINKQYSLTDSLLFEDIDYGYEALKDKMLASNSNLEAQLRNQELLHNSVGLAKAELLPNLSLFTGFTYNRNRQNLESATFIDGRPRPSNTASTRTLNGGITFTMPIFNGGQLRRAVETAQMQEQAGQFAVDNLKLSLERDLADAYDLYNLRRQQVKIARENKIAAETNLNLSAERYRTGSINAFEYRILQNTFADIAFGEVQAIFNLLEAKTLLMRLTGTILTEK encoded by the coding sequence ATGAAAAAATTATTTACCACCCTTTGGCTTGTCTCTTGCTGGTGCTTGGTTGCTTATGCGCAGGAGTCCCTCTCTCTTTCCGATGCGATTGCCCGAGCACTGAACCAAAACTTCGGGATTCGGATTCAGAACCAAAATGTGGCTGTTGCACAACTCAATAACACACAAGGTCAGGCGGGGCGCTACCCTAATATTTCCCTCAGCCTGAACCAGAACAATGTTTTCAATAATGTAGTAAACCCGGCAGCCTTTATTCAGGGCGATATCCGCAACTTCAGCATTCAGCCTACCGCCAATGTAAACTGGGTAATTTTTGACGGTTTCCGCGTGAATTTGACCAAACAGCGGTTAGAAGAGTTGGAAAGATTGTCGCAAGGCAATGCGCGGGTGGTAGTAGAAAATACCATTCAGGCGGTTATTGTGGCCTACTATGATGCCGTTCGCCTGCGCGAGCGCATCAAAATCTCCGAAAAAGTACTGAAAACATCGCGCGAAATTTACGAGTACAGCCTTTTGAAGCAAGAACTTGGCAAAGCGGTTATTACAGAAGTATTGCTGGAAAAAAACAACTACTTAGCCGACAGCAGCGCGTTGCTTACCCAGCAGGTACAGTTCAAAAATGCGATTCGCAACCTGAATGTACTAATGGCCGTGCCTGAAATTAATAAACAGTATTCGCTGACTGATTCGCTGCTGTTTGAAGATATTGACTACGGCTATGAGGCGCTGAAAGACAAGATGTTGGCCTCTAACAGCAATTTGGAGGCGCAATTGCGCAATCAGGAACTGCTGCACAACAGCGTAGGGCTTGCCAAAGCCGAACTGTTGCCCAATTTGAGCCTCTTTACCGGTTTTACCTACAACCGCAACCGTCAGAATCTGGAATCGGCAACATTTATTGACGGCAGACCGCGCCCCAGCAATACGGCCTCTACCCGCACGCTGAACGGAGGTATCACATTCACCATGCCTATCTTTAATGGCGGACAACTGCGCCGCGCCGTAGAAACGGCACAAATGCAAGAACAGGCCGGACAATTTGCCGTAGACAACCTGAAATTGAGCTTAGAGCGCGACCTTGCCGATGCTTATGATTTGTACAACTTGCGCCGCCAACAGGTAAAAATTGCGCGCGAGAACAAGATTGCTGCCGAAACCAATTTGAACCTCTCAGCCGAGCGCTACCGAACCGGCAGTATCAATGCTTTTGAGTATCGCATTTTACAAAATACTTTTGCAGACATTGCCTTTGGCGAGGTGCAGGCAATTTTTAATTTGCTGGAAGCCAAAACGCTGCTGATGCGTTTAACGGGAACTATTTTGACGGAAAAATAA
- a CDS encoding glycosyltransferase family 9 protein: MPKVLVIRFSAIGDIVWVSPVVRCLKQQLPDCELHMCTKSNYAEMWQANPYVDKIHLLHDNLGKLIDELRQENFDYVIDLHKNLRSTRIRWALRKKSFTYDKLTWQRFLLTRFQIDLFPRKPDGEPLHIVERYMKAVEPLGIHNDGKGLDYFIAPEYQIDLQQDVPELNHMPFCAYVIGGSEPTKKLPLHKMVELCQKLPYRQIVLIGGKEDATAAEQLLDEFRQSDKKIINLCGKMNISRSASVVAQAAMVIGHDTGLTHIAAAFHPTVYSIWGTTTPMGFKPYCANSIVLENNNLDCRPCSKSGAKSCPQKHFKCMNELPIPTEFPIIHRQ; this comes from the coding sequence GTGCCCAAAGTATTAGTCATTCGTTTTTCTGCCATTGGCGATATTGTGTGGGTAAGCCCCGTGGTGCGCTGTCTCAAACAGCAATTGCCCGATTGCGAGTTGCATATGTGTACCAAAAGCAACTATGCGGAAATGTGGCAGGCCAATCCTTATGTGGACAAAATCCACTTGCTCCACGATAATTTGGGCAAACTGATTGACGAGTTGCGACAAGAAAATTTTGATTACGTAATTGATTTGCATAAAAATCTGCGCAGCACTCGCATTCGTTGGGCATTGCGCAAGAAGAGTTTTACCTATGACAAACTCACTTGGCAGCGTTTCCTGCTGACAAGGTTTCAAATAGACCTTTTCCCCCGAAAACCCGATGGCGAACCGCTGCACATAGTTGAGCGCTACATGAAGGCCGTTGAGCCGCTTGGCATACATAACGACGGCAAAGGTTTAGACTATTTTATAGCACCTGAATATCAGATTGATTTACAACAGGATGTGCCGGAGTTAAATCATATGCCCTTCTGTGCTTATGTGATAGGAGGAAGCGAACCAACCAAAAAACTGCCGCTGCACAAAATGGTTGAACTTTGTCAGAAGTTGCCCTATCGGCAAATTGTACTGATTGGCGGCAAAGAAGATGCAACCGCTGCCGAGCAACTGCTTGACGAATTTCGGCAATCCGATAAAAAAATTATCAACCTTTGCGGAAAAATGAACATTAGCCGTTCGGCCTCCGTAGTAGCGCAGGCAGCAATGGTCATCGGTCATGATACCGGACTGACGCACATTGCCGCTGCATTCCACCCGACGGTTTATTCCATTTGGGGTACAACAACGCCCATGGGATTCAAGCCTTATTGCGCCAACTCCATTGTGCTGGAAAACAATAACTTAGACTGTCGCCCTTGTTCCAAATCAGGAGCGAAAAGCTGCCCCCAAAAGCACTTCAAGTGCATGAACGAGCTGCCTATTCCCACAGAATTTCCCATAATTCATCGCCAATGA
- a CDS encoding S8 family serine peptidase, which yields MSMFKPLLALLALSWLIQSADAQSNKYWVYFKDKPLAAVHEPEKALSPAAIQKRDLLAVSRWQWTDVAVSPDYLQALAAAGASVEVASKWLNAASCHADEATIARIRALPFVAQVTPLGQPLVAARKPTTPENNRKEFGLAVKQMNATTLIDRQLTAKDVLIGVIDAGFYGASSNEFLRYLFEQNRILGIRDMVSPRRRTDFFNVSETSSDDHGTTVLQMIAGLSPDKKQYGLATEAKFYLARTDHGDREFRAEEDYWIASMEWMDSLGVRIINTSLGYAQGFDNPNENYSPEQMDGKTTAISRAAHIATEEKGLLLVVAAGNEGSTYNWKIVSAPADVQGVLSVGATTPNGIKTFYSSTGPDFLPYLKPNVSCVPQVSAGTSFSAPMITGFAACLIQAAPDKSAKEIIKAIEQSGNLYPLGNNFIGYGIPNAAHALKILQGEAAGKTHQTVKAKESYLIAKQAKNDELTAVFHKSNETKVVAQEVPSGNKNGFLIKKHKDAARTTVLIGDELWEILWE from the coding sequence ATGTCTATGTTCAAACCATTGCTCGCTCTTCTGGCGCTTTCGTGGCTGATACAATCGGCCGATGCCCAAAGCAATAAATACTGGGTTTATTTCAAGGATAAGCCGCTGGCTGCAGTGCATGAGCCTGAAAAGGCACTCAGCCCTGCCGCCATTCAAAAACGCGACCTGCTGGCTGTCAGTCGCTGGCAATGGACAGATGTAGCCGTTTCGCCGGACTATTTGCAGGCACTCGCGGCAGCCGGTGCATCGGTGGAGGTAGCCTCCAAATGGCTCAATGCTGCCAGTTGCCATGCAGACGAGGCAACCATAGCACGCATCCGCGCTTTGCCCTTTGTTGCGCAGGTTACGCCTCTGGGTCAGCCGCTCGTAGCAGCCCGAAAACCAACCACTCCCGAAAACAATCGGAAAGAGTTTGGCTTGGCAGTTAAGCAAATGAATGCGACCACACTCATAGACCGCCAACTGACAGCCAAAGATGTGCTGATTGGTGTGATAGATGCGGGGTTTTACGGGGCTTCTTCCAATGAGTTTTTGAGATATCTTTTTGAGCAAAATCGCATTTTGGGCATTCGCGATATGGTTTCGCCCCGACGCCGCACCGATTTTTTCAATGTCAGTGAAACATCGTCGGACGACCACGGCACTACGGTTTTGCAGATGATTGCCGGACTTTCCCCCGATAAAAAACAATACGGGCTGGCAACGGAAGCCAAATTCTACCTCGCCCGCACCGACCACGGCGACCGCGAATTTCGCGCCGAAGAGGACTACTGGATTGCCTCTATGGAGTGGATGGACAGCCTCGGCGTGCGCATCATCAATACATCGCTTGGCTATGCACAAGGGTTTGACAATCCGAACGAAAACTACAGCCCCGAGCAAATGGATGGCAAAACAACCGCTATCAGCCGCGCTGCACACATTGCCACCGAAGAAAAAGGTCTGTTGCTTGTGGTTGCGGCAGGCAATGAAGGCAGCACTTACAACTGGAAAATAGTTTCTGCACCGGCAGACGTACAAGGCGTACTCTCAGTGGGTGCAACGACACCCAACGGCATCAAAACTTTTTACAGCAGCACAGGGCCTGATTTCCTGCCCTACCTGAAACCCAACGTATCTTGTGTGCCACAAGTTTCGGCGGGCACTTCCTTTTCAGCACCCATGATTACGGGCTTTGCTGCCTGCCTGATTCAGGCTGCCCCTGACAAATCCGCCAAAGAAATCATCAAAGCCATTGAGCAAAGTGGAAATTTATACCCGTTGGGCAATAATTTTATCGGATATGGTATTCCTAATGCAGCACATGCCCTCAAAATTTTACAGGGCGAAGCCGCAGGTAAAACACATCAAACCGTTAAAGCCAAAGAAAGCTATCTGATTGCAAAACAGGCAAAAAATGATGAACTCACCGCTGTTTTCCATAAAAGCAACGAAACCAAAGTTGTTGCACAAGAAGTACCATCGGGCAACAAAAACGGCTTTCTGATTAAAAAACACAAAGATGCCGCTCGCACAACGGTGCTCATTGGCGATGAATTATGGGAAATTCTGTGGGAATAG
- the era gene encoding GTPase Era, with translation MTHKAGFVNIIGKPNVGKSTLMNALVGEQLSIISSKAQTTRQRIMGIISGEDFQIIYSDTPGILTPAYELHKVMMQYVQTALEDADIVVFVTDLADTLDDHPLLTRLTHLEIPLLVAINKIDLCKQDDIIAKMQYWQEKLPKAEIIPVSALEKFNLERFFAAIMERLPEHPPYFDKDELTDKSERFFAAEIIREKIFLNYSQEIPYCCDVGIVSFKESDDIIRISAEIYVERESQKGIIIGKAGSMLKKVGTQARTDMEQFFRKKVFLEQHVKVVPDWRNQKNKLEKLGYVA, from the coding sequence ATGACTCATAAAGCAGGTTTTGTTAATATCATCGGGAAACCCAATGTGGGCAAATCAACCCTGATGAACGCTCTGGTGGGCGAACAATTATCCATCATCTCCTCCAAAGCCCAAACTACGCGCCAGCGCATCATGGGCATTATCAGCGGAGAGGACTTTCAAATTATCTATTCCGACACTCCGGGGATTCTGACACCTGCCTACGAGTTGCACAAGGTAATGATGCAGTATGTGCAAACTGCATTAGAAGATGCCGATATTGTGGTTTTTGTAACCGACCTTGCCGATACCTTAGACGACCATCCGCTACTAACGCGGCTGACACATCTGGAAATACCCTTGCTGGTAGCCATCAATAAAATAGACCTCTGCAAACAGGACGATATTATTGCCAAAATGCAATATTGGCAGGAAAAACTCCCCAAAGCCGAAATCATTCCTGTTTCGGCACTGGAAAAGTTCAATTTGGAACGCTTTTTCGCGGCTATTATGGAGCGCCTGCCCGAGCATCCCCCCTATTTTGACAAAGACGAACTCACCGATAAATCGGAGCGCTTTTTTGCAGCCGAAATCATTCGCGAAAAAATATTTTTGAACTACTCCCAAGAAATCCCCTACTGTTGCGATGTAGGCATCGTTTCGTTTAAAGAATCGGATGATATTATTCGCATCAGTGCGGAAATTTATGTGGAACGCGAGTCACAAAAGGGCATTATCATTGGCAAAGCCGGCAGTATGCTCAAAAAAGTAGGCACACAGGCGCGCACCGATATGGAGCAGTTTTTCCGCAAAAAAGTATTTCTCGAGCAGCACGTTAAAGTAGTTCCCGACTGGCGCAACCAAAAAAACAAACTGGAGAAGTTAGGCTACGTGGCGTAG